In one Kluyveromyces marxianus DMKU3-1042 DNA, complete genome, chromosome 4 genomic region, the following are encoded:
- the CHL1 gene encoding DNA helicase yields the protein MSRDFHHPYRPYDIQVQLMDRIYDLLNSSKKIGIFESPTGTGKTLSLICSTVTWLREHKLEKLGSVRDRHSDESSSDFSSDDDDDNEPEWVNQFYNDKILKDKVQVLQQYEDYLDTLSNGKVQVSLRELGTFGGKNKKRKRAAGSVHVDMKIGNGSSSENDDGSQFLPEPYEIGGAGEQVTDKKSQLNDEIQELLAKIGDRDDPNADKYDQNLDLHSPLKIFFASRTHSQLTQFASQLTLPSFPPSSTLLDKERIKFLPLASRKQLCIHEKVSRSRPDLINDSCAETVKKKECQFYTNSKDKITSREFRDHTFSQIHDIEDLVQLGKTFHTCPYYSSRDTLDGAEIVTLPYQHLLSLEVRQSLGIDLKDSIVIIDEAHNLIDTIRSIYSCEVSLSEIDSCLKAIKIYFAKFKKRLNSGNRVSLLKLMKLLEVLKSFIEKYFSEGKEVLPQEIFHNNNIDLLNIHELTNYMKKSKIAYKIDSYTDWVSKPENSDQTTPSQPILFKISQFIMSLSNLSVEGKFYFREGKMIRYMLLEPQEIFKSIVQDSKCVILAGGTMQPVSDITESLFPYIPSDEIVQFSCDHIIPDSNLDTFLVTDGFNFNHENRNKESNMVGLYEFFLEIGKRVPDGVVAFFPSYGYLEQVVNFWKSKGMYQRLNSLKKIFYETKGGNDILPGYTDAISERNSGALLLSVVGGKLSEGINFQDELARAVVMVGLPYPNTFSSEMIVQRRHHENKVLSNGGSEQDAHRVTKEFYENICMKAVNQSVGRAIRHAKDYACIFLIDNRYLNNSIQQKLSHWVRKRIMHQKKTEDILEETSSFFVQKR from the coding sequence ATGAGCAGAGACTTCCATCACCCGTATCGGCCGTACGATATCCAGGTCCAGTTGATGGACCGTATCTATGACCTGCTCAattcatcaaaaaaaattgggaTCTTCGAGAGTCCTACAGGAACTGGTAAGACGCTCTCTTTGATCTGCAGTACAGTTACATGGTTACGTGAACATAAGTTGGAGAAGCTCGGTAGTGTTAGGGACCGACATTCCGATGAGAGCAGTTCGGACTTTTCGTCagacgatgacgacgataATGAGCCAGAATGGGTCAACCAGTTCTATAATGACAAGATCTTGAAAGATAAGGTCCAGGTGCTACAGCAGTATGAAGATTATCTGGATACCCTTTCCAATGGGAAAGTCCAGGTATCCCTTAGAGAATTAGGCACATTTGGTGGGAAGAATAAGAAACGGAAAAGGGCGGCTGGGTCTGTCCATGTCGACATGAAGATCGGCAACGGGTCTAGTTCGGAAAACGATGACGGGTCGCAGTTTCTTCCGGAACCCTACGAGATTGGTGGAGCGGGAGAACAAGTTACAGACAAGAAATCACAATTGAACGATGAGAtccaagaacttcttgCCAAAATAGGCGATAGGGACGATCCAAACGCTGATAAATATGATCAGAATCTAGATCTACATTCCccattgaaaatattttttgccTCAAGAACCCATTCCCAATTGACGCAATTTGCTTCACAATTGACACTCCCATCTTTTCCTCCGTCTTCGACTTTATTGGATAAGGAGCGCATCAAATTCTTACCACTTGCATCTAGAAAACAACTCTGTATTCACGAAAAAGTATCGAGATCAAGACCAGACTTAATCAACGATTCATGTGCTGAAAcggtaaaaaaaaaagaatgcCAGTTCTACACAAACTCCAAGGATAAGATCACTTCAAGAGAGTTTCGTGATCATACGTTCTCACAGATACACgatattgaagatttgGTACAGCTGGGAAAAACTTTCCATACATGTCCATACTACTCATCAAGGGATACTTTAGATGGAGCCGAAATTGTCACACTTCCATATCAACATTTACTATCGCTGGAAGTTCGCCAATCATTGGGTATTGACTTGAAGGATAGTATTGTTATAATAGATGAAGCGCATAATTTGATAGACACCATTAGATCTATTTACAGCTGTGAAGTGTCACTATCCGAAATCGACAGTTGTCTGAAGGCCATCAAGATATATTTTGcaaaatttaaaaagaGGCTAAACAGTGGTAATCGAGTTAGTCTCTTAAAACTCATGAAGCTCTTAGAAGTGCTTAAATCATTTAtagaaaaatatttttctgAGGGAAAGGAGGTTTTACCGCAAGAGATATTCcacaataacaatattgatcttttgaatatacATGAACTAACAAACTACATGAAAAAATCCAAGATAGCCTATAAGATTGATAGTTATACTGATTGGGTTTCAAAGCCAGAAAATTCTGACCAGACAACTCCTAGTCAACCGATCCTTTTTAAAATCTCACAATTCATTATGTCTCTTTCAAATCTATCAGTTGAAGGTAAGTTTTACTttagagaaggaaagaTGATTAGGTACATGCTATTAGAACCACAGGAGATTTTCAAGTCTATTGTTCAAGACAGCAAATGTGTTATTCTTGCCGGAGGAACAATGCAGCCTGTAAGTGATATAACAGAGTCGCTATTCCCATATATTCCATCTGATGAGATCGTACAATTTTCCTGCGACCATATTATTCCAGATTCTAATCTAGACACATTTTTAGTTACTGAtggtttcaatttcaatcacgaaaacagaaacaaagaatcaaaTATGGTAGGCCTTTatgaattctttttggaaattggCAAGAGGGTACCTGATGGTGTCGTTGCATTTTTCCCCAGTTACGGTTATCTCGAACAAGTCGTGAATTTCTGGAAATCAAAGGGTATGTACCAGAGGttaaattctttgaaaaagatttttTATGAGACGAAAGGTGGTAACGATATTCTCCCGGGCTATACAGATGCGATATCTGAACGTAATTCTGGTGCGCTTTTACTTTCAGTCGTTGGAGGGAAACTTTCAGAAGGAATTAATTTTCAAGACGAATTAGCTAGAGCAGTTGTTATGGTTGGTTTGCCATATCCCAATACATTTAGTAGTGAAATGATTGTTCAAAGGAGACATCATGAAAATAAAGTGTTATCTAATGGCGGTTCGGAGCAAGATGCACACAGAGTAACCAAGGAATTTTACGAGAATATATGCATGAAAGCAGTTAATCAAAGTGTTGGCAGAGCCATCAGACATGCAAAAGATTATGCGTGCATTTTTCTCATCGATAACCGCTATCTAAATAATAGCatacaacaaaaactatCGCACTGGGTTCGGAAAAGAATAATGCATCAGAAAAAGACAGAAGACATACTCGAAGagacttcttctttctttgtccaaaaaagataa